Genomic DNA from Actinomycetota bacterium:
GTCGGCTGGTTCGTGTTCCTGTTCTATGCGGTCTGGTCCTCGTGGCTCAACGGCACCCTCTATCACGACCTCCACACGACCAACGACATCAGCGTCCGGGTCTTCACCTTCGCCCAGATGCTCGCCGTCTCGGTCATGGCGGTGTTCATCGGGGACATCCCGGGGGAGGGCTCGACGGGGTTCGCGCTCGCCTACGCGGCGAACACCTTCGTCCTGGTGATCCTGTGGTTCCGCACCGGGTTGCACGACCCGCACCACCGGCCCGGGTCGTTCCCGTACTCCGCCGGCTACCTGATCGCGGCCGTCCTGTTCGTGGTCAGCGTCGCGTTCGCGGGGCCGGTGCGGTACTGGTTGTGGGCGGTCGCACTGGTCGCCGAGGTGGGGGGATGGGTCGTCGGCATGTATCGATGGAAGCCGCCGGCCCGGGGCCGCGACGCGCGCATCTCGACGACCCCGTCGCTGATCGAACGGATGGGGCTGTTCGTCATCATCGTCCTCGGCGAGGTCATCGTCGGGGCGGTCAACGGCATGGCCGACGTTCACCCGCTCGGGGTCGACGGCATCGTCATCGGCTTGCTGGGGGTGGTGGTGGCCATCGGTCTGTGGTGGATCTACTTCGACCTCATCTCGTACCAAGCTCCGGTCCCGCGAAGGACGCAGCTCTGGCTCAACCTCCACTTCCCGCTCGTGGTCGCGATCGGCGCGGGCGGAGCAGCGGTCCTCAACACCGTCGAACACGTTGC
This window encodes:
- a CDS encoding low temperature requirement protein A, coding for MAEPSIFRRLWQPPGRYEDRATDRRVTFLELFFDLVFVVVISQLAHHLATHPSWSGVGWFVFLFYAVWSSWLNGTLYHDLHTTNDISVRVFTFAQMLAVSVMAVFIGDIPGEGSTGFALAYAANTFVLVILWFRTGLHDPHHRPGSFPYSAGYLIAAVLFVVSVAFAGPVRYWLWAVALVAEVGGWVVGMYRWKPPARGRDARISTTPSLIERMGLFVIIVLGEVIVGAVNGMADVHPLGVDGIVIGLLGVVVAIGLWWIYFDLISYQAPVPRRTQLWLNLHFPLVVAIGAGGAAVLNTVEHVAEPLPDAVRWLLVGSLAGAVLSIALIAWALELRRTQTELYRTAEIALPLSALLCLGVGLTDWGAKASLTAMVVLLLAPVAAGTVVWLKHPEPNTVDLD